The Glycine soja cultivar W05 chromosome 4, ASM419377v2, whole genome shotgun sequence genomic sequence ACGTGCATGCATGTAATGATGTAAAGGACACCGAAAAATTAAGCAGTAGGATAGATAAAAGTTTTGGaaatccaaataaaatgaaagaagttGGTAAAAAGTGATAgctagagtaatttttttttatcatttatctatttacttctctttttcgctaatacaaaattaatagttttgaaaaaccaaatatttttttttataaaaagcaagtaataattaaaaaaacaacaaaaagtaaatataaaaaaccttCGCTTTTCACTAAAGAAGAATCTAGAAGAAAAACCCAGATCCACTGAAGGCAAGGTTCAGCTCCAATGGTTCACACTTCCTCAGAAAAACTTGGTGAATAAAATTTCTAGATCCTTCTGTGTGACCTAAGAATATTTGGGGTTCAATCATGGTTGTCCAATGAATCAAACACcgttatatataaatacatgAGACGAAGAATTAGTGAATTTGAATTACCTTGGCCTATCGCTTCTTCTTTCGCATTCCATGGAGATCTAGTGCTacaaccaaaactcacaaaactcGGTGAAAATTAGGGTTTTGATTCGGAGGTAAAAGATGTTTGGGAGAACGCCGAAGAAAAGCAATGGCGTTAGGTACTAAGAAATCCTCGACATTTCAAAGACCGCTTTACAAAATGATCTGAAGAAGGTATCAATCATTGATTCTTGATTCATATAAGTGTGTCTATTACTTGATTTGATAATTCTAAATAACGAAggtaaaaagaaaggaaaagcataaaaagaaaaagcaaagaaaaaaatggaaaatggaCAAcccgaaaagaaagaaagagaaaagatttAGAGGAGAAATCACTTTCTTCTGTACTAGATCTAGTGTGTttagatagagaattttaattgagaaaaataatttatagagaatttgaatttctgaaatttagaattcattgtttggatgctttttatgaagaatttaaaattttagaattttaaaacagaattttaaaccactaaaaatttggaatttcaatttctttctaaaaagtgaaaaattaaaattctcttcttacaTTCTTATTCATGGAGAGCTCCTAAACTATCGATCGGGTGTGGGGATAGAGaaacacgtataactagcaTACCAaccatattttctctttttttgtatccatttttttcatcctcataattttaattttttttattcaaacacaaaattttgaaaataaaagaatttcaattgaagtattttaaAAAGCAGCAACATATATGCCCAAGAATGGATAGACGATGATAGCGAAATAGGGGTGCAGGAGGCATTAGTCAATGGGTCTAGGAAGGAACACAGGGGTGTAATTAGAAGAGAGGACAAAGAGAACAATCACAAAGGCTGCGTACCTCAGGGACTATGTGTGAATGATGCTTGTCATGGCTGAGCTGGCAGCAAAGGGATCTGTAGGATAATGTTGGTCTACCTCTAGGAGATAGCATAACCAATTCTGTTATTGTAATATTCCCTAGCACAGAATTACAATTCTGTTAGTGAGAATCATAGTATAAATATATTCATGTAATAAGATACAGATCAATGAAAATATACTTGTCTTTCATGTCTCTCTTCTCGGACGTACTGGGCCTCGAAGCCAGCTGCTAGCTATTTTCCTATCAGACAGATCCAATAACTAAGCAAACAAAgcataaagaaaaaattcaacGAGATAGGATAGAAATAATTACTAATCTTCATTCAGGATCATTTTACCAATCTTGAAAGAAGCATAGACATCATTGCACGCATATTCAACTTGTGTTTAGGTTAGCTCCTTTGATTTCCATTCTCTGGCACACACAGCCTTTGACTTCTCCATATCAAGATACACCAACTCCTTTGTCAGAAATTTCTGAGCCCCAAAAGAAATTTGATCTGGCCATTTTTTCTTTGCTAAGAGGGACACATCTATGCCCTTATTATACTCCAACCCATAATCATTCTTAATTAAGCATCATAAGATCCTTCATCACTCCAACcccaacaaattcaaagttagAGTCCATCAAAAAGCTCCTTAGGGATTGGGGAATATTGTCCATATGGAACAATTGAATGATTAGGCACTTGTTCTCAATACATAGTTGCAAAATTGCAACtttcttcttggtcttttcaACTGGGATCCATTCAGTGTCCAATCCAACTACCCTTTGTTTTCCTGCCTACTTCGATGAAACAACTTGAATCCATTCTTCTACTATGCTTCCTTTGTAAGTGATTATTGTTTCAATGGTTAGTCCATCGTAGAATACCAAATACTTAGAAGTTGTTGGGTTAAAGAATACAGTTGGGTTGTTATTACTCGCTGTCATGGTCATGGCCATTTTCCAATTGAAACCTTtgttaagaaatataaaaaaatttgggcTAAGGAATATTAACAAAGTGATTATGGTGGCACAAGCAAAATGGGTCATTAATTTATATCTTTCTTTACCATTATAGAGCATTAAATGACTTGTCACGTGACAATTTTAATAATCTACCACTCTTTAGTTTAtatgacaaaaaatatttaaaaataaactcattttaagaTTATAGCATGACCCTGCACAAGGATGACAGGCACAAATCAAGAAATGATCCTAGTTTTTAatccaggaaaaaaagagttaataatTCTTAATTATGATAGATGTGTgagagatttttaaaattaatgaaagatggtattatttcataaaatgttGGCCGAGATGTGTGGCAATATGTGTGTACTATATACACAAATTTTGATACTTGTATGTAAAGTACGTAAATAGAGTAATTCTAAAATATTGGCCTTGTTAATGTTAGTATCTTGCATGAAAGTGCTCCTTGAGCttagaggttttttttttaaccttggACTGGAGCATCAAGATctcctaattttttattacttatcctttttattttttaaattcattcttaattgaatatatatatatatatatatataagaataagaACTTTTCAATAATTGGAAGTGTTTCTAGAAGTTATTCTTAAATAAGAACATTTTAAGAGTTATTAATACTTTTATTGATcagctaaaaaaattaagaaacaaaattaaatgatcAATATAGGAAAAGATTCAACTTGTTTCATCAACATATGTTGAAAACAAAGAGTAGCTGGATTGGACACTGAATGGATGCCTGCTAAAAAGTCCAAGATGAAAGTTGCAATTAGAAGATGTGCCTAATCATTTAATTGTTCAGAATGAACAAGATTTCCCAATACCTAAGGAGCTTTCTGATGAACTCTAATTAACTTTGAATTTGATGGGGTTGGAGTGATATACGATCTTAGGATGCTTAAGAATGATTATGGGTTGAAGTGCAATAAGGGCATAGATGTTTATCTCTTGGCAAGGAAAAAAAAGGCCTGTTCGAATTTCTTCTGGAGCACTGAAATATTTGACAAAGGAGCTGATGGATCTTGATATGGAGGAGTCAAAGGCTGTTCGTGCcggcactactagaaaataaggttttaacatcggttatttaagactttcaacatcggttattaattgatgttgaaagtaccgatgtGGAAAGTAgtatcattaacatcggtttttcaaaaccgatgttaactaataaatacaacatcggttatttaaataagcgatgttatatgatacgaattatgaaaaaaaaaattataaatctataaattaacatcggttttttaaaaaactgatgttgtaagtgacatttaacatcggtttttttaaaaactgatgttgtaagtgacatttaacatcggttttttaaaaactgatgttgtaagtgatatttaacatcggttatttaaataggcgatgttatatgatatgaattatgaagaaaaaaaagttataaatctataaatcaacatcgatttttaaaaaactgatgctGTTAGTGACatgtaacatcggttttttaaataaccgatgttaaatgtgatatttgacatcggtttttaaaaaacggATGTTGTAGGTGACATttcacatcggtttttaaaaaaactgatgtgaaatgttacttacaacatcagttttttaaaaaaccgatgttaaatgtcacttacaacatcagttttttaaaaaactgatgtgaaatgtcacttacaacatcagttttttaaaaaaccgatgttaaatgtcacttacaacatcagttttttaaaaaactgatgtgaaatgtcacttacaacatcagttttttaaaaaaccgatgttgtaggTGACATttcacatcggtttttaaaaaaaccgatgttgttttagaaatttatttttaacatgatgtctgttttttcaataaatcccaaaaataacctgcaaattttaaaatcagaccacacaacatataattttcattctgttttgaaacagtttttaccagaaaattcaataagaaatttactaattactatgaatttaaaacatatttaatgttgAGACATGAATTGTAAATTAAGTAAGTAAATATAAACTACAATTACAAGATTGTCTAAACatcctaagtttcatttttCACTTTCAAATAGTACTTTGCCCACTGGTTGCGAAGTGCCTTCAATCTttctggttccaatggtctaggatcagtgaaatactgcatgatataataaaacataagttaataatatattagcaatcataataatatgaaatttggtgaattaaaaattaccatttcccaattattctggaaatttcctaagattatagttgacatccaatgcatgacgtaatacccacactcagtgcttcctttttgtctattacactaaatacattatgaaatttagatatgcaACGTTcagtacaaattagtctacacaatactaaaatataagtgaaaacatattgtttaaataacttactttaacaacaatccacctagcaggagtcttggatttactttgttgagtatcgtcaagtcctttcaaagcactattgAATACAAACATAGATTCTTAttgtacatttaaaattttgatttacctgactaatgctaatgcaaatatattaaaaaacaacactgacctattaattatgcctttgaggtagttgtctggcttattatgcaacgaacaaaaccaaatgacaacattttccttaggcaaaatgacgaccatttgccaatgtgcactgcagtggagaccaatatatgttattatactattatacattatttaaattcatttgttgagtttaagttacccattcaagtaggctcctaggtacacatctcgttttgaattttgcatccagttcttaatgtaattttctgattcaaattgtgattggccAGATCTCTGGatagactgtggctcgaggaatccatacacatcgatATTCCcagctcgcatacttgtctcagtcatatgcctattattgttaacacaaagtaaattatgcatgaaggtaaaacaataaattaggtaactaacaataatctaaattgacttacagaatccacaactgtataacagatatgctgagacattgaccaccatgtgcaatttcagacagatcttcatgctttatgtacaagggaaaGTTTTCATTAAATAGGCCAAAcaaggtagcatcccacataacctgcaatggcttcagaaaaagctgtggaatggtcaatgtcattagatatagcggatcatcgacctcatcATCCGGCCTATCTGCAGGTTTCGCGGGTCTCACAGctccctgtttatccaacataattaattgacataatttaatcacagtaaacattttaattggaaaaataagcatttaatgacactaaaatacctgttctgataaacgcttgactagatgtgtcggccaagcaaggaatgtGTTAAGAGCCTGTCCCACGACCTTAACCTCTttagtgggtacaggaatgggAGCATCTACATCTCTAATCTCCTCAACACTAACCTTAACTTGATCATGCAGCAAAAGAATGTTGTGAATTGTTgtagatccctcataaactcttcccaGGGCAACCAGGCGAGAAGGATATTCTTCAATATACAACCCACATTTGTATGAGTCACCGGTGTCTAGAtcgttccctgagggatcaacacaactctcctttgtgctgacacgagcagCTGAAGGACCAACATCAGGTTCAGGAGGCAGTGcgagtccctgtgattgcatttGGCTGAGGGATAACATTAGCCGTCGAGTGACTTTTTCTGTGATTGAATCCTCTAGTTGGTCCTTGATTTGTTGCGTCAACTGTTGCAGGTATTCGGGAGCAATGGAGGAGGTCCTTGAAGctgatccaaagtattgtttgatgGTTATACCGGCTCCTACAGCACGCACACgaccagggtgttctggtcgcccaatggcagcagtcagtATATCATGACGTCCATGGGTAACAAAGGAACCCTGTGAGGCCTGCTCCTCAAGCGCATCCTGTGAAGAACACATTTATTCTATACTTaatcacacaataaaaaaaataattacaattatgaattgaaagtgacttacaatcttgtcagcaatttcctttgctgctTCAGATGTCATGTCaccagttttcttggtgcgggctagcttccacttcacgtgtcgtttgatgggagatggaggatcaatgaCGGTGTCAGTGCTTCCGGATTGAGTTGCTTCctctagttttttctttctcttctcatccatcaactttttttctaaatattcataacccccacgagacatcACGTGAGGGGCAGTGTTTTGTTTTTGGACAGCTTGTGCTTTTTTTCGAACATTCTgtaaaaatgaaacattaatgaaactcatgattacaatgtattataataagttcatttaaagttaaaaaaatgaaaatcccaAATTAGTTACCTCCCATGAAGGGTCTCTACGGCTCTGGCAAAATTGGgtccatttctccttgctaatgccgTACATTTTGCATACAGTGTCATCAACACTATCCTTGTCagctgcaagtgcccatttcgacgtcaaatcagacttaaactgtctccaccgctcccccacagtctgaagtattttcttttttgtccttaaatcagatgcttcagggatatcaaattcagcctaACAAAGagtaaattaggttttattaatactaaattcaaatatttgcctaacaaacaatatggaacatgaaataatacatgatacctgaatatcctcccatatcaaatccttctgagtaATAGGGACATGCTTCCAATTTTCGTATGTgacatccaccttatcacgagcaACGATCCCTAAATATGTTCTAAATTTCTTGCTGTGGGGACCGTCTGCTTTGCCAGTAACAGGATCCACATGGACAAGGGGTCTCTCTGCCCCAACTGGTCTAGTCGCCAATGagactatcacatacatttttctccacatgcataacatcaatacaatgtctaacatctagatcaacccaatacggaagatcaaagaaaatcgaccttttcttccatatgcaagtcttatttttgtctttcttttggACCTTTCCAAATATTGTATTTAGGGGTTGAACCCGCTGGAAAATCTGGTCACCAGTCAACGGTACCGGTGCattttcatgctcttgacttccattaaatgcttttttcaatcgtcGGTAAGGATGATGAGGTTTAAGAAAACGTCGATGCCTAGTGTAAactgtttttcttccatgtttcagttgtatgtagcttgtgtcttcttcacagatggggcatgcacgatggcctttaacactgtaaccgctcaaattcccatatgctggaaaatcattaatggtacaaaaaagcattgcacgtaaattaaatgtctcatttcgaaacccatcaaacactaaaactccttcgtcccacaactttgtaaggtcttcaatcaagggattgagataaacatcgatgtcatttcctggctgtcttgggcccgttatcatcatagacaacatcatgtattttcgtttcatacacaaccaaggaggcaaattgtaaatcactagcaaaactggcCACGAACTGTGTTGCGTGCTTaaactgccatatggattcattccatcagtggctagtccaagcctaagatttcttgcctctttgccaaaatccggatacaaacggtctatcttcttccattgcaaggaatcagccggatgacgaagcattccatcacagtttctctcatttgcatgccatgtaaggtcttttgcgtcgtctccattagcaaacatacgcttaaaccttggaatgatcggaagataccacaacaccttcgctggggggcccttgtttgagttttcatcactactacactcctcatcatccttgagtttgtaccgtgataccccacacctagggcatttcgACATTTCTTGAAATTGATGTCTGTATAATATGCAATCAttcgggcaagcatgaatcttctgatactccatacccatgggacacaatattttctttgcttgatagtaacttttaggcaatgtgttttcctctggaagcatgtcgtgcactacttgaagcagtgaactaaagcttttgtcactccacccatatctggctttgatattaaccagacttaaaacTGCCGACAACAGCGTCAacgaattcttgcaccccggatacaaaggtttctttgaatcagtttgtaatgtatcatacataggggcatgtgcttgctgaaaagactcttgtccaaggtcacgaatcatatcctccaagcgatctcccatttctacatcaaacggttcggaTTGttgcccactctgcatgtctgtcatttcaccatgccatatccacgtcgtataattcctcttaattccatcacacaacagatgctctcgtatgtcatccagtatttgtcgtcttccattcaaacaattgatgcaaggacaataatattttccatcttcatccgGTTGACCTCTTTGTGAAGCAAATTGTAAGAATTGCTCgacgccttcctcatattctgggctgatGCGACTttgattcatccaacttcgatccatctaagtaatAACTCGGTCATACTCTCAAAGTTatttgatgcatgaaaatctcacttttttattaaaggtgtggccctatcccattcggcaagaccgtcttttatggtagcttcatacatcagggttaattctattttgttaaatttgacaaaattttggcagcatttcgcattggtctctaagtacacgacatgaaatcggtgaaattaatttcccgataatcaagtatgcactcagagaacaactagaaatgcattaccaaaatttcatcaaattaaacaaaataattttaaccttaacacatgaatctaccataaaaatatcagtctccccaaactgtccaaacggacaattcaagattgaatacaatgattaatgcaaactgtccgcaagaatcattgcatccaatctcaaacgggaatctaaggttcactcatcatgaacacaatttgtatagcatatatcaattgtcattaatggcagtgaacacgtaataaaaatattcattggtaacaaacatttgtacctgTAACAGTGGTTTCTCTATCAAATAAAACCAGCTGAAGTTCCTTTTCTTCTACTATCTGGTATTCAATAATCAATATACAGATTAGAGATTAGTTTTTGAAACCTAGTAGCTGTCAATATAGACCATCACCAGTGGGTTAGGACCagcataataaattaaaagaaacaattaGCCCACATCTTAAATGGGTGGCTATATGCATTAACAGGAAGACTGTATATACACACAACAATGCATGCCAATTACCAATAGCAACAACTAGAGACATTAAAATGCAGATTATGCAGTCTATATTATTATTACCAAATATCAATAAAGCTCGTAAGTTGTTACTAGTAGGCAAGGGAAATTCTACCTTGTATACAAGTAGGCAATGCAGATATTACTTTGCTTTTCGATttggtttcaactttcaagaccATGGTCATTTCATCCGTTGAAATGTAATGTTAACATGAAGGTTGATAAGAAGTGGTTAGTGCCAAAAAGACAGAGGAAAAACACTAAGGTACCTGGCTTGAAAGTCCAATTGTAGGCTTGTAGCCCATTCTTCAAAGCCTAGGTTTGGCAAATATGCTAAAGCCTAAAAAAAGATGGTGCTTGCCAGTTGCCATTACCAATTTACCATGACTTCCCATGCCAAGTTACCAATAATTATGAATTCCCTCTCTTTCTATACCCCTCCTAtgataaacaataaataaattctgCATCCAATGTACCTAATTCTCTTAAGTTTAAACCTAAAAATGCCAACTATAACATGAGCCAAGGTATCGCAACATTGAAACTGTAAATTAATGCAGAAAAATTATCTCCATATCTGATTAAGGTTTTCGCGGTTGAAAATGCTAAATGTGAAGTTCTGAATATTTAAATGCACATAATCCACAGGTGATAATCAAGAGAGACAACAGAAAACGTCGAGGAAAATCGAATTTAACGATTCCCGTGAGAGTATTCGATTGAAAATGCGAGAAACTAGCCGCGAAATGAAGAACCTTGACATGGTGCGTACCTTtcgaaagtgaaaaaaaaaaattgatgaacgATGGAAAGAAACGGCATGCGTACCTTTTTCACGATGATGAACGCAGTGGTGCGAGCGAGGGTTCGGGTTTTTATTGGGAGTGGGAGAGAAGAGGGTGTACGCTTTGGTTTGGTTTCTCTCTACTGTGCGCTTCTATGCCCGATCCAACTccgtaagttttttttatttatttttactcttaATAATATAGGAAATATTTGCTCAAAAAATATaggaattatttatttatacggGGAAGGGGGAAAAAACAAACTCCATTATTTAGCATAGCCTTATAAAATGCATGATTTaacgttaaaaaaaaacatagccttgtaaagatattttttataatgagcTACTccattattgtaaaatttactaaaaattataattttttataagttttatttcttATCTGATGAgttttacttataatttttgtaaatttcaaT encodes the following:
- the LOC114410880 gene encoding uncharacterized protein LOC114410880, translating into MLDIVLMLCMWRKMYVIVSLATRPVGAERPLVHVDPVTGKADGPHSKKFRTYLGIVARDKVDVTYENWKHVPITQKDLIWEDIQAEFDIPEASDLRTKKKILQTVGERWRQFKSDLTSKWALAADKDSVDDTVCKMYGISKEKWTQFCQSRRDPSWENVRKKAQAVQKQNTAPHVMSRGGYEYLEKKLMDEKRKKKLEEATQSGSTDTVIDPPSPIKRHVKWKLARTKKTGDMTSEAAKEIADKIDALEEQASQGSFVTHGRHDILTAAIGRPEHPGRVRAVGAGITIKQYFGSASRTSSIAPEYLQQLTQQIKDQLEDSITEKVTRRLMLSLSQMQSQGLALPPEPDVGPSAARVSTKESCVDPSGNDLDTGDSYKCGLYIEEYPSRLVALGRVYEGSTTIHNILLLHDQVKVSVEEIRDVDAPIPVPTKEVKVVGQALNTFLAWPTHLVKRLSEQGAVRPAKPADRPDDEVDDPLYLMTLTIPQLFLKPLQVMWDATLFGLFNENFPLYIKHEDLSEIAHGGQCLSISVIQLWILHMTETSMRAGNIDVYGFLEPHIV